Within Stella humosa, the genomic segment TCTTGGTGGGCGCTTTGCCGGCCCCGGCGCCCTTTCGGGGTCAAAACTTCACGAGGCTTGGAATGAAGAGGGATATCTCCGGGACATAGGTCACGAGCCCCAGGACGACGAGCATCGCCACGTAGAACGGCCAGATCTCGCGCGTGACCTGTTCGATCGTCACCTTGCCGATGGCGCAGCCGACGAACATCGTCGCCCCGACCGGCGGCGTGATCAGGCCGATGCCGAGATTTACCAGCATCACCATGCCGAAATGCACCGGATCGACGCCGAAACTCTTCACCACCGGCAGGAGGATAGGCGTGCAGATCAGCAGAAGCGGTGCCAGGTCCATCAGGCAGCCGAGTACCAGCAGCATGATGTTGATGAGGAAGAGGATGACGTATTTGTTGTCCGACAGCGTCAGGAAGAAAGCCGTCACCTGCGCCGGCAACTGCATCAAGGCCATGATGTAGCCGAAGGAGGAGGCAAACCCGATCAGGATCATCACCATCGCCACCGTCTTCACGACGCGATGGATGAGCTTGGGCAACTCCCGCCAGTGGTAGTCGCGATAGACGAACATCGTGACCAGGAAGGCGTAGATGCAGGCGACTGCCGCAGATTCTGTGGCGGTGAAGACGCCGGACAGGATGCCGCCCAGAATGATGACCATCGTCAGGAGGCCGTAGAATGCCTCGACCACGACGCGGAGCGCCTGGCGCAGCGGCACCGGCTCGCCCTTGGGATAGCCCCGACGCCGGGCGATGAAAATGCAGAGGCCGATCAGCGACAGGCCCAGCAGCAATCCCGGCAGGAAGCCCGCCAGGAAAAGGTGGGCGATGGAGACGGTGCCACCGGCGGCCAGCGAATAGATCACCGCATTGTGGCTGGGCGGAATGAGGATCGCCTGCACCGACCCGGCGATCGTGACAT encodes:
- a CDS encoding TRAP transporter large permease, encoding MDALVLLGSLFALIAIGLPVAYALGAAALVGALWIDIPWEAVMLKISDGVRNFSLLAIPFFVLAGAIMAEGGMARRLVALANVFVGFIRGGLALVNILASSFFGCISGSSVADTSSIGSVMIPQMVRAGYPRVFATNVTIAGSVQAILIPPSHNAVIYSLAAGGTVSIAHLFLAGFLPGLLLGLSLIGLCIFIARRRGYPKGEPVPLRQALRVVVEAFYGLLTMVIILGGILSGVFTATESAAVACIYAFLVTMFVYRDYHWRELPKLIHRVVKTVAMVMILIGFASSFGYIMALMQLPAQVTAFFLTLSDNKYVILFLINIMLLVLGCLMDLAPLLLICTPILLPVVKSFGVDPVHFGMVMLVNLGIGLITPPVGATMFVGCAIGKVTIEQVTREIWPFYVAMLVVLGLVTYVPEISLFIPSLVKF